The Rhodococcus triatomae genome includes a window with the following:
- a CDS encoding PDR/VanB family oxidoreductase has protein sequence MSHPSTPQSPTSSPSTPGTPAPTGPGTDSLEVVVIERRTVAHDVVELTLARPDRSVLPPWAPGAHLDLVLAEDLVRQYSLCGTPEERSTFMIAVRREAPGRGGSARVHDDLRVGARVRVRPPRNHFPLVRAAGYVLVAGGIGITPMLALARAAAASGRSWQLHYCGRGADRMPYAGDLVAAWPGQITLHDSVTEGRWDPRTALSGLERGTAVYCCGPTGLLSAVEEAVAPLPAVDVFTERFVPPAPDTAATARPFEVHLATSGRTLSVPTDRSILDVVEEADLLAASSCREGICGTCEVEVVSGEIEHRDAVLTPEERAEGETMMICVSRACGPRLVLDL, from the coding sequence GTGTCCCATCCCTCCACGCCCCAATCCCCCACATCCAGTCCCTCCACGCCGGGCACCCCGGCACCCACCGGGCCGGGTACCGACTCGCTCGAGGTCGTCGTCATCGAGCGACGGACCGTCGCCCACGACGTCGTCGAACTGACTCTTGCCCGGCCGGACCGGTCCGTCCTCCCTCCGTGGGCGCCCGGCGCGCACCTCGACCTCGTGCTCGCGGAGGATCTCGTCCGTCAGTACTCGTTGTGCGGTACCCCCGAGGAGCGCAGCACGTTCATGATCGCCGTCCGGCGCGAGGCGCCCGGTCGCGGCGGATCCGCCCGTGTCCACGATGACCTGCGGGTCGGCGCGCGAGTGCGAGTGCGGCCGCCGCGCAACCATTTCCCGCTGGTGCGCGCGGCCGGCTACGTCCTCGTGGCCGGTGGCATCGGAATCACGCCGATGCTCGCTCTCGCCCGAGCCGCAGCCGCCTCGGGGCGGTCGTGGCAACTCCACTACTGCGGCCGGGGCGCCGACCGGATGCCGTATGCAGGCGATCTCGTCGCGGCCTGGCCCGGACAGATCACCCTGCACGACTCGGTCACCGAGGGACGCTGGGATCCTCGGACGGCACTGTCCGGACTCGAACGGGGAACCGCCGTCTACTGCTGCGGTCCCACGGGACTGCTCTCCGCGGTCGAGGAGGCCGTCGCACCATTGCCCGCGGTGGACGTCTTCACCGAGCGCTTCGTCCCGCCGGCCCCGGACACCGCCGCCACTGCCCGGCCGTTCGAGGTCCACCTGGCGACCAGCGGCCGTACTCTGTCCGTGCCCACCGACCGATCGATCCTCGACGTCGTCGAGGAAGCCGACCTGCTGGCGGCGTCCTCGTGCCGCGAGGGAATCTGCGGTACGTGCGAGGTGGAGGTGGTGAGCGGCGAAATCGAGCACAGGGACGCGGTTCTCACACCGGAGGAGCGTGCCGAGGGCGAGACGATGATGATCTGCGTCTCGCGTGCGTGCGGTCCGCGGCTGGTGCTGGACCTGTGA
- a CDS encoding LysR family transcriptional regulator: MAVYDPVLLRSFLAVEHYGGFTAAARQLGLRQPTVSGHIARLERQIGRELFARDTHRVVLTSDGAAMLGFARDIVDAQQKAERYFGGEELAGHIRFGVSEDLVAQALPAILLEFRSAYPQVDLELTVGLSEEIHAQLRADELDLAFVKRRPGEKHGQLVFEDRLVWAGPAGPDARTRATESPVPVVTYHPPSLTRDAALRALERARIPYRITCTTQGQLGLRAAVLAGLGYIVHSESLLPADLHPVDGLPSPGTTQFTLITSARRAQSPPERALIRAIVENTHRLRRPGLAGRADAQGRSTRPGSNDAISPIAPTNVDTASSKNTFP; this comes from the coding sequence GTGGCCGTGTACGACCCGGTGTTGTTGCGCAGCTTCCTCGCGGTCGAGCACTACGGCGGGTTCACGGCCGCGGCGCGGCAGCTCGGTCTGCGGCAGCCCACCGTGAGCGGCCACATCGCCCGGCTGGAGAGGCAGATCGGCCGGGAACTGTTCGCGCGGGACACCCACCGCGTGGTCCTGACCTCGGACGGAGCCGCGATGCTCGGGTTCGCGCGGGACATCGTCGATGCACAGCAGAAAGCCGAGCGATACTTCGGCGGTGAGGAACTGGCCGGACACATCCGGTTCGGGGTGTCCGAGGACCTGGTCGCGCAGGCCCTGCCTGCGATCCTGCTCGAGTTCCGCAGCGCCTACCCGCAGGTCGATCTCGAGCTCACCGTCGGCCTGAGCGAGGAAATCCATGCCCAACTCCGGGCCGACGAACTCGATCTCGCCTTCGTCAAGCGCCGGCCGGGCGAGAAGCACGGACAGCTCGTCTTCGAGGACCGGCTCGTCTGGGCCGGGCCCGCCGGTCCGGACGCCCGGACACGGGCGACGGAGAGCCCGGTGCCCGTCGTCACCTACCATCCCCCGAGCCTGACCCGGGATGCCGCGCTGCGCGCGCTCGAGCGCGCCCGCATCCCCTATCGCATCACGTGCACCACCCAGGGACAGCTCGGTCTGCGGGCGGCCGTCCTCGCCGGCCTCGGCTACATCGTGCACAGCGAGAGCCTGCTCCCCGCGGACCTGCACCCGGTGGACGGCCTGCCGAGTCCCGGCACCACCCAGTTCACCCTGATCACCTCCGCACGGCGCGCGCAGTCGCCACCGGAGCGGGCCCTGATCCGCGCCATCGTCGAGAACACCCATCGGCTGCGCCGCCCCGGCCTCGCCGGTCGGGCCGACGCTCAGGGACGCAGCACCCGCCCCGGGTCGAACGACGCGATCTCCCCGATCGCACCCACCAACGTCGACACCGCGTCCTCGAAGAACACCTTCCCCTGA
- a CDS encoding ABC transporter permease codes for MSTPTQTSDAATAVGGGAGTNGSGAGEPDAGHAVSVTGSRSGRRSLMPVLGPLAVFAVIIAAWYAVSYLLLDPARRFLMPPPHEVISKGLFGPNAPDMWEALGRTTTVALTGLAIAAVVGISWAVLMSQAQWAETSLFPYAVVLQCIPILALVPLIGFWFGFGFSARVLVCVLIALFPIVTNTLFGLKSVDRGHRELFALHKTRRVTRLFKLEFPAAMPAIFAGLRISAGLAVVGAIVGDFFFKQGAPGIGILIDNYRSRLQSPQLFAAILLASALGVAVFALFGWLSNRVVGKWHNPVRR; via the coding sequence GTGAGTACCCCGACGCAGACCTCGGATGCCGCCACCGCTGTCGGTGGGGGAGCCGGCACGAACGGTTCCGGGGCCGGAGAACCCGACGCCGGACATGCCGTCTCCGTCACCGGATCGCGCAGCGGCCGCCGATCGCTGATGCCCGTGCTCGGCCCGCTCGCCGTGTTCGCGGTCATCATCGCCGCGTGGTACGCGGTGTCGTACCTGTTGCTCGATCCGGCGCGGCGATTCCTGATGCCGCCGCCACACGAGGTGATCAGCAAGGGGCTGTTCGGGCCCAACGCCCCCGACATGTGGGAGGCGTTGGGACGCACGACCACGGTGGCGCTGACCGGGCTGGCCATCGCGGCGGTGGTCGGGATCTCCTGGGCCGTGCTCATGTCTCAGGCGCAGTGGGCCGAGACTTCGCTGTTCCCCTATGCCGTGGTACTGCAGTGTATTCCGATTCTCGCCCTCGTTCCGCTCATCGGATTCTGGTTCGGATTCGGGTTCTCCGCCCGCGTCCTGGTGTGCGTGCTCATCGCGCTGTTCCCGATCGTGACCAACACGCTGTTCGGGCTCAAGTCCGTCGATCGCGGACATCGAGAACTGTTCGCGCTGCACAAGACCCGTCGGGTCACGAGGCTGTTCAAGCTCGAGTTCCCGGCCGCGATGCCCGCGATCTTCGCGGGGCTGCGGATCTCCGCCGGACTCGCCGTCGTCGGTGCCATCGTCGGAGACTTCTTCTTCAAACAGGGTGCTCCGGGTATCGGCATCCTGATCGACAACTACCGGTCGCGGCTCCAGTCACCCCAGCTGTTCGCCGCGATCCTGTTGGCCTCCGCGCTCGGCGTGGCCGTGTTCGCACTGTTCGGATGGCTCTCCAACCGTGTCGTCGGCAAGTGGCACAACCCGGTTCGTCGCTGA
- a CDS encoding creatininase family protein produces the protein MTTRTRRYVDLTTAEVSEALSRDSVLVLPTGAIEPHGPHLPLSTDLVVAEALGRELVDRGAALGHDVWLLPALSYTKSDEHARLPGTMWLGAHTLFETIVDLGRSIAATPARRVLFVNGHGGNSALLEVACRELRRRFDLQTFLYSGGGRPGPTECGFGIHAGFTETSMMLHLRPDLVDMRRAVRAVPESLAEHRYVGFGKPVRFGWLSDDFSASGVIGDPTPANADQGKVFFEDAVSTLVGAIGEIASFDPGRVLRP, from the coding sequence GTGACGACCCGCACCAGGAGGTACGTCGATCTGACGACGGCGGAGGTGTCCGAGGCGCTCTCGCGTGACTCGGTGCTGGTCCTGCCGACCGGGGCGATCGAGCCGCACGGTCCGCATCTGCCACTGAGCACCGACCTGGTGGTCGCGGAGGCGCTCGGACGCGAACTGGTGGACCGGGGCGCGGCTCTCGGACACGACGTGTGGTTGCTGCCCGCGCTGAGCTACACCAAGTCGGACGAGCACGCGCGCCTGCCGGGCACGATGTGGCTGGGAGCGCACACCTTGTTCGAGACGATCGTCGATCTCGGCAGGTCGATCGCGGCGACACCGGCCCGCAGGGTGCTGTTCGTCAACGGGCACGGCGGGAACTCGGCACTTCTCGAGGTCGCGTGCCGAGAGTTGCGGCGCCGCTTCGATCTCCAGACCTTCCTGTACTCCGGCGGTGGCCGGCCGGGACCGACCGAGTGCGGGTTCGGCATCCACGCGGGATTCACCGAGACGTCGATGATGCTGCATCTGCGCCCGGATCTGGTGGACATGCGGCGCGCGGTGCGAGCCGTGCCGGAGTCGCTGGCCGAACACCGCTACGTGGGGTTCGGCAAGCCCGTCCGGTTCGGTTGGCTCTCGGACGACTTCTCCGCCTCGGGCGTCATCGGCGACCCGACCCCGGCGAACGCCGATCAGGGGAAGGTGTTCTTCGAGGACGCGGTGTCGACGTTGGTGGGTGCGATCGGGGAGATCGCGTCGTTCGACCCGGGGCGGGTGCTGCGTCCCTGA
- a CDS encoding ABC transporter ATP-binding protein — protein sequence MSDAPPASGTQVLGFESTHLVYPNGTRALESIDLTVRAGEFVSVVGPSGCGKSTLLRIASGLESASGGYTQVGANRIGYVFQDATLLPWRSVRDNIALLAELDGVPKAERYRRADEAIELVGLTGFEKHLPHMLSGGMRMRTSVARSLTLDPELFLFDEPFGALDEITRQRLGDETTRLFADRRFAGLFVTHSVSEAVYLSTRVVIMSGRPGRIVNDIEIPFDYPRDPSIRFTAEFTSLAEKISDALREAHS from the coding sequence ATGAGTGACGCGCCCCCCGCGTCCGGCACGCAAGTCCTCGGCTTCGAGAGCACCCATCTGGTCTACCCCAACGGGACCAGGGCGCTCGAGAGCATCGATCTCACAGTGCGTGCCGGCGAGTTCGTCAGTGTCGTAGGGCCTTCGGGATGTGGAAAGTCCACTCTTCTGCGCATCGCATCCGGCCTGGAGTCGGCCAGCGGTGGCTACACCCAAGTGGGCGCGAACCGGATCGGCTATGTGTTCCAGGACGCGACACTGCTGCCGTGGCGCAGCGTGCGCGACAACATCGCGCTGCTCGCCGAACTGGACGGCGTGCCCAAGGCGGAACGTTATCGGCGCGCCGACGAGGCCATCGAGCTCGTCGGGCTCACCGGATTCGAGAAGCACCTCCCCCACATGCTGTCCGGGGGTATGCGCATGCGGACGTCGGTGGCCCGCTCGCTCACGCTCGATCCCGAACTCTTCCTGTTCGACGAACCCTTCGGCGCACTCGACGAGATCACCCGTCAGCGCTTGGGCGACGAGACCACCAGGCTCTTCGCGGACCGCCGGTTCGCCGGCCTGTTCGTCACCCACTCGGTCTCCGAGGCGGTGTACCTGTCCACCCGGGTCGTGATCATGTCGGGACGTCCGGGCCGGATCGTCAACGACATCGAGATCCCCTTCGACTACCCGAGAGATCCTTCCATCCGCTTCACCGCCGAATTCACCTCGCTCGCGGAGAAGATCTCCGATGCCCTCCGGGAGGCACACTCGTGA
- a CDS encoding nitrate ABC transporter substrate-binding protein: MTRPVRTRRLRTTRRAAVLAVAASGLLTACSGGTESAMSGYDGEIGALDLSGDCPEKIVVQTDWNPEAEHGSIYQLIGPGANVDAGSKRTSGPLFAGGEYTGVDIEVRSGGPAIGFQTVISQMYQDPEIMLGFIDTDQAIQAADSNPTTSVLAPLEVSPMMIMWDPETYPEVESIADLKDTDAKVLYFEGSAYMDYLTGADILSPDQVDGSYDGTPANFVTAGGANAQQGFASSEPYVYEHEVEGWMKPVGLQLVHDAGFPTYKSAIGLRSDDVDTHSACLSKLVPAIQQSMNDYYADPTATNDLMIEAIEKYDTGWVYGHPNAEYGAATMKELGLVGNGDNATMGDFDLDRVQHLLDITTPIFAEQGITIPADLAPETLVTNEFVDPSIGFTG, encoded by the coding sequence ATGACTCGTCCAGTCCGCACCCGACGTCTCAGGACCACCCGCCGCGCCGCGGTACTCGCCGTCGCCGCCTCCGGCCTGCTCACCGCCTGTTCCGGTGGGACCGAATCGGCCATGTCCGGTTACGACGGGGAGATCGGTGCGCTCGATCTGTCCGGTGACTGTCCGGAGAAGATCGTCGTCCAGACCGACTGGAACCCCGAGGCCGAGCACGGCTCCATCTATCAGCTGATCGGCCCTGGCGCGAACGTGGATGCCGGGAGCAAGCGCACCTCGGGGCCCCTCTTCGCCGGCGGCGAGTACACCGGGGTGGACATAGAAGTGCGTTCCGGCGGCCCCGCGATCGGGTTCCAGACCGTGATCTCGCAGATGTACCAGGATCCGGAGATCATGCTCGGGTTCATCGACACCGACCAGGCCATCCAGGCCGCCGACAGCAACCCCACGACATCGGTGCTGGCGCCGCTCGAGGTGAGCCCCATGATGATCATGTGGGACCCGGAGACCTATCCGGAAGTGGAGTCCATCGCCGATCTGAAGGACACCGACGCAAAGGTGCTGTACTTCGAAGGCTCTGCCTACATGGACTATCTCACCGGGGCCGACATTCTCTCGCCGGACCAGGTGGACGGCAGCTACGACGGCACACCGGCGAACTTCGTGACCGCGGGTGGCGCCAACGCCCAGCAGGGCTTCGCGAGTTCCGAGCCGTACGTGTACGAGCACGAGGTGGAGGGCTGGATGAAGCCGGTGGGCCTGCAACTCGTCCACGACGCCGGATTCCCCACCTACAAGTCCGCAATCGGGTTGCGGAGCGACGACGTCGACACGCATTCCGCGTGCCTGAGCAAGCTGGTCCCGGCCATACAGCAGTCGATGAACGACTACTACGCCGACCCGACCGCGACGAACGATCTGATGATCGAGGCGATCGAGAAGTACGACACCGGTTGGGTCTACGGACATCCCAACGCGGAGTACGGTGCCGCCACGATGAAGGAGCTGGGTCTCGTGGGCAACGGTGACAACGCCACGATGGGCGACTTCGACCTCGACCGCGTACAGCACCTCCTCGACATCACGACACCGATCTTCGCCGAACAGGGCATCACGATCCCGGCCGACCTGGCTCCGGAGACGCTGGTGACGAACGAGTTCGTCGATCCCTCCATCGGATTCACGGGATAG
- a CDS encoding FAD-binding oxidoreductase, with protein MSAPSDSGRPDFGPSDVDALIDDLVRILGPRGVGTQPRTLARASRDGSGMSPILTAQHPLGRPDVVCFPTTVEQVPAVVRAAVRHGVPITTRGKGTGNYGQVIPRFGGLVMDMTSLRRIVEVTDRTVTAEAGTRMIALEQAAWEHGRQLWMYPSTVQSTLGGFLSGGSAGTGSIVHGRNHMGFVESLDVVFAHADAEIVHVSGPDAQPLVHTYGVAGIVVRATVRVEPLQPWRSVYASFRSHHEAFPAAWELRNLDPMPRLCSADTATVSATLPPDEAIPRGRSSLRGIFDATTVDTVAAVVEAGGGRVEAVREGLPGTVRLSTLSYNHPTWWLQKAVPDRYFHMEVQGDALVHRLSAVENVYEGGMLHLEVGYQSMAGMLNGVYRGPEDVFAGVPKLEKLGVRVHSPHQSYVDLDADRIKALAGQTDPQGLLNPGRWIP; from the coding sequence ATGTCGGCGCCGTCGGATTCCGGCCGGCCCGACTTCGGCCCGTCGGACGTCGACGCGCTGATCGACGATCTCGTGCGGATCCTCGGCCCGCGAGGAGTCGGGACGCAGCCGCGCACTCTCGCACGGGCGTCGAGGGACGGCTCCGGGATGAGTCCGATCCTGACGGCGCAGCACCCACTGGGCCGTCCGGACGTGGTCTGCTTCCCCACGACGGTCGAGCAGGTTCCGGCCGTCGTACGGGCGGCGGTCCGCCACGGAGTCCCGATCACGACCAGGGGCAAGGGCACCGGCAACTACGGACAGGTGATTCCCCGCTTCGGCGGACTGGTGATGGACATGACCTCCCTGCGCCGGATCGTCGAGGTCACGGACCGCACCGTCACGGCCGAGGCCGGAACGAGGATGATCGCACTCGAACAGGCCGCCTGGGAGCACGGACGTCAGCTGTGGATGTATCCGTCGACGGTGCAGTCCACCCTCGGGGGGTTTCTCAGCGGCGGCTCGGCGGGGACGGGTTCGATCGTGCACGGCCGCAACCACATGGGCTTCGTGGAATCCCTGGACGTGGTGTTCGCGCATGCGGACGCGGAGATCGTCCACGTCAGTGGGCCCGATGCACAGCCGCTCGTACATACGTATGGTGTGGCCGGAATCGTGGTTCGCGCCACCGTGCGGGTCGAGCCGCTCCAACCCTGGCGCAGCGTCTACGCGAGCTTCCGCAGCCACCACGAGGCCTTCCCGGCGGCGTGGGAGCTGCGGAATCTGGATCCGATGCCGCGCCTGTGTTCGGCGGACACGGCGACGGTCTCGGCGACGTTGCCTCCGGACGAGGCGATCCCGCGGGGGCGCTCGAGCCTGCGTGGCATCTTCGACGCCACCACTGTCGACACCGTAGCGGCGGTGGTCGAAGCTGGGGGAGGCCGGGTGGAAGCGGTGCGGGAGGGCTTGCCGGGAACCGTCCGGCTGAGCACGCTCTCCTACAACCATCCGACGTGGTGGCTACAGAAAGCGGTGCCGGACAGGTACTTCCACATGGAGGTCCAGGGCGATGCCCTGGTTCACCGGCTGTCGGCGGTGGAGAACGTCTACGAGGGCGGGATGCTGCATCTCGAGGTCGGGTACCAGTCGATGGCGGGGATGCTCAACGGCGTCTATCGGGGCCCCGAGGACGTGTTCGCGGGCGTGCCGAAACTCGAGAAGCTGGGCGTGCGGGTGCATTCTCCGCACCAGTCCTATGTGGACCTCGACGCGGACAGGATCAAAGCCCTTGCCGGGCAGACGGATCCGCAGGGTCTCCTCAACCCGGGAAGGTGGATTCCGTGA